In one window of Mauremys reevesii isolate NIE-2019 linkage group 22, ASM1616193v1, whole genome shotgun sequence DNA:
- the LOC120388076 gene encoding deleted in malignant brain tumors 1 protein-like: MNMEFPGCLLLPAGHPLGRSSAACTGARNARFPILLAWFWASMTGLPMADSGISAVAQLQLVNGPSRCAGRVEVLHNQQWGTVCDDSWDLTEARVVCRQLGCGTALSAPRGSQFGQGTDRIWLHKVNCTGTEAALSECRARPWGEHNCNHVEDAGVVCSDSNIPDPGPLQLVNGPNRCAGRVEVLHNHQWGTVCDDGWDLTDAGVVCRQLGCGSALLAPGEAHFGRGSDTIWMDEVNCTGTEAVLADCRAWPLGENNCHHGEDASVVCSGISVVTQLRLVNGPSRCAGRVEVLHNQQWGTVCDDSWDLTEARVVCRQLGCGTALSAPHGSRFGQGTERIWLHEVHCTGTEAALSVCRARPWGEHNCNHVEDAGVVCSDSNIPDPGPLQLVNGPNRCAGRVEVLHNHQWGTVCDDGWDLTDAGVVCRQLGCGTALSALAGARFGRGSDTIWMEEVNCTGTEAALADCRARPWGNNNCHHGEDAGVVCSDSALPHLAQVRLMNSPSRCAGRVEVIRNQLWGTVCDDGWDLQDAGVVCRQLGCGTALSAPGGARFGQGSGPILLDEVNCTGTEAALSECRAKPWGDHNCHHREDAGVVCSGTGISQVAQLRLVNGPSRCAGRVEVLHNQQWGTVCDDNWDIIDAGIVCRQLGCGTALSAPGAGRFGQGSDRIWLDDVQCKGTEIALSECRARPWGDNNCHHREDASVVCSDTGISEVTQLRLVNGSSRCAGRVEVFHKKKWGTVCNDSWDLLDAGVVCRQLGCGTALSTPTGAHFGRGSDHIWLGNVNCTGTEAALSQCRARPWGDSNCTHEEDASVVCSDSGISKQTSLRLVNGTSRCAGRVEVLHNQQWGTVCDDSWNLQDADVVCRQLGCGLASTAPGAAHFGRGTDSIWLDDVHCTGTEAALTDCRARPWGENNCHHGEDAGVVCSDSGISEQTQLRLVNGPSRCTGRVEVLHNLLWGTVCDDSWDITDAEVVCRQLGCGTALSAPGGARFGQGSDPIWLDNINCTGAEAALSDCRVLPWGIHNCNHGEDAGVVCSDSSVPERASIRLVDGSSRCAGRVEVFHNQQWGTVCDDSWDITDAGVVCRELGCGMALSALAGAHFGQGSDNIWLDDVQCTGTEAALAECRARPWGDNNCHHGEDAGVVCSDQGQLSLRLTSGPSPCSGRVEVLINNTWSAVCDAGWGLPEAGVVCKQLGCGSALSTPGAAQFGHGAGDVWLEGVSCLGQESLISECQLSRLGPGQCGHGSEASVVCAGQAGSGLLLSLLLGLGAVVVLIFVALLCWRMRRDGAAGNPRGHVHLKEMRAPGTPPRSQGAANPEPSEEPDSQMTWLVREDMVL; this comes from the exons cTTCCATGACAGGACTCCCCATGGCAG actcaggcattTCAGCAGTGGCTCAGCTCCAACTTGTGAATGGCCCAAGTCGCTGcgctgggagagtcgaggtgcttcacaaccagcaatggggaaccgtgtgtgatgacagcTGGGATTTAACTGAGGCCAgagtcgtgtgcaggcagctgggctgtgggacggcgttATCAGCCCCACGTGGGTCTCAGTTTGGACAGGGAACTGACCGTATCTGGCTGCATAAGGTAaactgcacagggacagaagctgccctcTCCGAATGCAGGGCTAGGCCTTGGGGAGAGCATAACTGTAACCACGTAGAAGATGctggtgttgtgtgctcag ACTCCAACATTCCAGACCCAGGTCCTCTCCAACTGGTGAACGGCCCCAATCGCTGcgctgggagagtcgaggtgctTCATAACCACcagtggggaaccgtgtgtgatgatGGCTGGGACTTAACTGATGCtggagtcgtgtgcaggcagctgggctgtgggtcaGCATTATTAGCCCCGGGGGAGGCTCACTTTGGGAGAGGTTCTGACACCATCTGGATGGATGAAGTTaactgcacagggacagaagctgtcCTCGCCGATTGCAGGGCTTGGCCTTTGGGAGAGAATAACTGTCACCATGGAGAAGATGCcagtgttgtgtgctcag GCATTTCAGTAGTGACTCAACTCCGACTTGTGAATGGTCCAAGTCGCTGcgctgggagagtcgaggtgcttcacaaccagcaatggggaaccgtgtgtgatgacagcTGGGATTTAACTGAGGCCAgagtcgtgtgcaggcagctgggctgtggaacAGCGTTATCAGCCCCACATGGGTCTCGGTTTGGACAGGGAACTGAACGTATCTGGCTGCATGAGGTAcactgcacagggacagaagccGCCCTCTCCGTATGCAGAGCTAGGCCTTGGGGAGAGCATAACTGTAACCACGTAGAAGATGctggtgttgtgtgctcag ACTCCAACATTCCAGACCCAGGTCCTCTCCAGCTGGTGAACGGCCCCAATCGCTGcgctgggagagtcgaggtgcttcacaaccatcagtggggaaccgtgtgtgatgatGGCTGGGACTTAACTGATGCtggagtcgtgtgcaggcagctgggctgtgggacggcgttATCAGCCCTAGCGGGGGCTCGATTTGGGAGAGGATCTGACACCATCTGGATGGAAGAGGTTaactgcacagggacagaagctgccctcGCCGATTGCAGGGCTCGGCCTTGGGGAAACAATAACTGTCACCATggagaagatgccggtgttgtTTGCTCAG ACTCAGCCCTTCCACATTTGGCTCAGGTGCGATTGATGAACAGCCCAAGTCGCTGcgctgggagagtcgaggtgATTCGCAACCAGTtgtggggaaccgtgtgtgatgacggctgggacttacaggatgccggagtcgtgtgcaggcagctgggctgtgggacggcgttatcagccccaggaggggctcgATTTGGACAAGGATCTGGGCCAATTTTGCTGGATGAGGTTAACTGCACAGGGACCGAAGCTGCCCTCTCCGAATGCAGGGCTAAGCCTTGGGGGGATCATAATTGTCACCACAgagaagatgccggtgttgtgtgctcag GCACAGGCATCTCACAAGTGGCTCAGCTCCGACTGGTGAACGGCCCGAGTCGCTGTgctgggagagtcgaggtgcttcacaaccagcagtggggaaccgtgtgtgatgacaaCTGGGACATAATTGATGCTGGAATCGTGTGCAGGCAACTGGGCTGTGGGACAGCGCTATCAGCCCCAGGAGCGGGTCGATTTGGGCAAGGATCTGACCGTATCTGGCTGGACGATGTTCAGTGCAAAGGGACAGAAATTGCCCTTTCCGAATGCAGGGCTCGGCCTTGGGGAGACAATAACTGTCACCACAGAGAAGATGCcagtgttgtgtgctcag acaccGGCATCTCCGAAGTGACTCAGCTGCGACTGGTGAACGGTTCGAGTCGCTGcgctgggagagtcgaggtgTTTCATAAGAAGAAGTGGGGAACTGTGTGTAATGACAGCTGGGACCTACTGGATGCTGGAGTCGTGTgtaggcagctgggctgtgggacggcgttATCAACCCCCACTGGAGCTCACTTTGGGCGAGGATCTGACCATATCTGGCTGGGTAATGTCAACTGCACGGGGACAGAAGCTGCCCTCTCCCAATGCAGGGCTAGGCCCTGGGGAGACAGTAACTGCACCCATGAAGAAGATGCcagtgttgtgtgctcag ACTCAGGAATTTCAAAGCAGACTTCGCTCCGTCTGGTGAACGGCACGagtcgctgcgctgggagggTCGAGGTGCTTCACAACCAGCAGTGGGGAACTGTGTGTGATGACAGCTGGAACCTACAGGATGCCGATGTCGTGTGCAGacagctgggctgtgggctgGCGTCCACAGCCCCAGGCGCGGCTCACTTTGGGCGAGGAACTGACTCCATCTGGCTGGATGATGTTcactgcacagggacagaagctgccctcACTGATTGCAGGGCTCGGCCTTGGGGAGAGAATAACTGTCACCATggagaagatgccggtgttgtgtgctcag ACTCAGGCATTTCAGAGCAGACTCAGCTCCGACTGGTGAACGGCCCAAGTCGCTGCActgggagagtcgaggtgcttcacaacctgctatggggaaccgtgtgtgatgacagcTGGGACATAACAGATGCTGAAgttgtgtgcaggcagctgggctgtgggacggcattatcagccccaggaggggctcgATTTGGACAAGGATCAGACCCCATCTGGCTGGATAACATCAACTGCACAGGGGCAGAAGCTGCCCTCTCCGATTGTAGGGTTCTGCCTTGGGGAATCCATAACTGTAACCATggagaagatgccggtgttgtgtgctcag ACTCATCCGTTCCAGAGAGGGCTTCAATCCGACTTGTTGATGGTTCGAGTCGCTGTGCTGGGAGAGTCGAGGTGTTTCACAACCAGCAatggggaaccgtgtgtgatgacagcTGGGACATAACAGATGCTGGAGTTgtgtgcagggagctgggctgtgggatggCGTTATCTGCCCTAGCGGGGGCTCACTTTGGGCAAGGATCTGACAATATCTGGCTGGATGATGTTCAgtgcacagggacagaagctgccctcGCCGAATGCAGGGCTCGGCCGTGGGGAGACAATAACTGTCACCATggagaagatgccggtgttgtgtgctcag atcagggccagctgagtctgcgGCTGACGAGTGGCCCAAGCCCCTGCTCTGGGCGAGTGGAGGTGCTGATTAACAACACCTGGAGTGCCGTGTGTGACGCCGGCTGGGGCCTGCCGGAGGCGGGGGTGGTGTGCAAGCAGCTGGGCTGCGGCTCGGCGCTGTCAACCCCGGGGGCTGCTCAGTTTGGCCATGGGGCCGGCGACGTCTGGCTGGAGGGCGTGAGCTGCTTGGGCCAGGAGTCTCTCATCAGCGAGTGCCAGCTGAGCCGGCTGGGTCCCGGGCAGTGTGGCCATGGCTCCGAGGCCAGCGTGGTGTGTGCCGGGCAGGCCG GCTCTGGGCTGCTCTTGTCCCTGCTCCTCGGCCTGGGGGCTGTCGTGGTGCTGATCTTCGTGGCCCTGCTCTGCTGGAGGATGCGGCGGGACGGAGCCGCTGGGAACCCCCGGG GCCATGTGCACCTGAAGGAGATGAGGGCTCCAGGGACCCCACCCCGGTCCCAGGGAGCGGCAAATCCAGAGCCCTCCGAGGAGCCCGACAGCCAGATGACCTGGCTGGTGAGGGAAGACATGGTGCTGTGA